Proteins from one Tenrec ecaudatus isolate mTenEca1 chromosome 8, mTenEca1.hap1, whole genome shotgun sequence genomic window:
- the RAD51AP2 gene encoding LOW QUALITY PROTEIN: RAD51-associated protein 2 (The sequence of the model RefSeq protein was modified relative to this genomic sequence to represent the inferred CDS: substituted 1 base at 1 genomic stop codon) yields MSSPRPSQQAAALCQLASLLPPLGDPDPQLPSSKRLRLEEPEEEVSEATRRLALEPRLSEGEETRELPVRPFEAPLVSTKESYDSPVEKSVSGRQRRHLECQNSTFQTIRSPQSPPSQHFESGSRASGRALGGRKVVGGHSLDRSNPEALQLLSDTASHDIPGDKNKEGKQYLAQGKSSGQKDNSYIKQAENPFLDGTFDKDAKSTLHEIKNRCKADTAPPSNKKENNILPSILNISKSPNQPSLEIAKPCCFRDSSTISILKFPTDLNSKMSSSYLRKRAKEKNDKDETYVKDFTNVYCSQYKPDVKKQKLQDDNKIVDVENTFSEYYESNHKSLRNQNTFKVKKDLISFNCTIHNSLKQDVHVSEKNVTMILKRQKGKETERWLDSYLPTRLEKFQGRGYTTNCILKRNRESCWNMNNWTTKRENMKISGGKFKLQQSLETGLFNKEDDHNTRAMNICKEYLKHFVIETQGSKRGLIKIVCISAKKENENFLPFRYYTTQKGLHLSKLFESFNTEIFCLQKYISVSKKDNRIFIWPEALKCKERIDVQNPITKNMNVERNNNVLSTYMQTNVAEILNLILNTNLDSLTKMENELKFGEECIFKWLADLSYQKIIIMESHSSYQVKILAFSPLLEDNIRPVLKKRKLFQIEKIFEGAKKEVNNRSLSMTTENKCFPIIKINEKTPLLMDFDDMDGSFGAKITTHKNNGLESVLLDGETWAPASALTIETDAKTGPQFIQDYQSYINENIYEIRTYNHASDIEGRQEHKITSFNSEGISEDCFHVKPRNTPASHITIPDQQTNTMTISQVPKFGNFLSEIKSKEDENLKEEIKTTEQSLMSGCHTHKNIKIEKEKKESFSSMNSIFSVNLISSMSKRVNVEDAIQTKQACVNQNNTDRHEYESSFQESELVNSKHFHPKDSTECVNHQFETDLSTGNNECFQNLAAKCLSTEALTIGKDFEMKSKFDLVLEELHMFHEISKEKEILNTVETHIGQENFLEESNDIEEVGKEIKKDFQVFADTKMCASSSLCDNKAGLPMHKSHQSSFKWKTQPNDGKQEVPNKYRCSGTSKEELLYSISEEDCEKPLPQRPALFCDEFKEERHNIVLKGGNSFSHGILRIHPLKTCSRPMRIGLSRKAKLKQLHPYLKXICHKNLKEDIEMIYFRTF; encoded by the exons ATGTCGTCCCCGCGCCCCTCACAGCAAGCGGCCGCCCTCTGTCAGCTTGCCTCCCTTCTACCGCCTCTGGGAGACCCTGATCCCCAACTTCCCAGTAGCAAAAGGCTCCGGCTCGAGGAGCCTGAGGAGGAAGTCTCTGAGGCGACGCGGAGGCTAGCTCTAGAGCCTCGCTTGTCTGAGGGAGAAGAAACGCGGGAGTTGCCCGTCAGGCCCTTCGAGGCGCCCCTCGTTTCAACTAAGGAGAGTTATGATTCTCCTGTGGAGAAATCAGTCAGCGGGAGGCAGAGGCGTCACCTGGAGTGCCAGAATAGCACATTCCAGACGATTCGCTCTCCTCAGTCGCCCCCCTCACAGCATTTCGAATCTGGCTCGAGGGCTTCAGGGAGGGCTTTGGGCGGGAGGAAGGTTGTCGGCGGGCACAGCCTCGATAGATCTAACCCAGAGGCTCTCCAACTTCTGTCCGACACTGCCTCACATGATATACCTGGAGATAAAAACAAAGAGGGAAAACAATATTTGGCACAAGGGAAAAGCAGTGGTCAGAAAGACAATAGCTATATAAAACAGGCAGAAAATCCATTTTTAGACGGTACCTTTGACAAGGACGCTAAATCAACACTTCATGAAATTAAGAACAGATGTAAAGCTGACACTGCTCCGCcatcaaataaaaaagaaaataacattcTACCATCTATACTAAATATATCAAAATCTCCAAACCAGCCCAGCTTGGAAATTGCTAAACCCTGCTGTTTCAGAGATAGCAGCACAATAAGTATCCTCAAGTTTCCAACGGATTTAAATAGCAAAATGTCCTCTAGCTATTTAAGGAAAAgagcaaaggaaaaaaatgacaaaGATGAGACATATGTGAAGGATTTCACAAATGTTTACTGTTCTCAATATAAACCCGATGTTAAGAAGCAAAAGTTACAGGATGATAATAAAATTGTGGATGTGGAAAATACTTTTTCTGAGTATTATGAAAGCAACCACAAATCACTCAGAAATCAAAATACTTTCAAGGTAAAAAAAGATTTGATCAGTTTCAATTGCACTATCCACAATAGTCTTAAGCAAGATGTACACGTTTCTGAAAAGAATGTAACTATgatattaaaaagacaaaaaggaaaagaaacagaaagatggCTAGACAGTTACTTACCAACCAGGTTGGAAAAATTTCAAGGCAGAGGCTATACTACTAACTGTATTTTGAAGAGAAACAGGGAAAGTTGTTGGAATATGAATAACTGGACTACTAAGcgtgaaaatatgaaaataagtgGAGGAAAATTTAAATTGCAACAATCATTAGAAACAGGCCTTTTTAACAAGGAAGATGATCACAATACAAGAGCTATGAATAtatgcaaagaatatttaaagcatTTTGTGATAGAAACACAGGGTAGTAAAAGAGGTTTAATAAAAATTGTTTGCATAAGtgctaaaaaagaaaatgaaaatttcctACCATTCAGATATTATACTACACAAAAAGGCTTACATTTAAGCAAACTTTTTGAAAGTTTTAACACAGAaatcttttgtttacaaaaatatatttctgtAAGTAAAAAAGATAATCGTATTTTTATTTGGCCTGAAGCTTTGAAGTGCAAAGAGAGAATTGATGTTCAAAATCCCATAACCAAGAATATGAATGTTGAAAGAAATAATAATGTTTTAAGTACATACATGCAGACCAATGTTGCAGAAATTCTAAATCTTATATTGAACACCAACCTGGATTctttaacaaaaatggaaaatgaaCTTAAATTTGGAGAGGAATGCATATTTAAATGGTTAGCAGATTTGAGTTATCAGAAAATTATCATAATGGAAAGTCATTCTTCATATCAAGTAAAGATTTTAGCTTTTTCACCTCTGTTAGAAGATAATATAAGGCCTGTGTTGAAGAAAAGAAAGCTATTTCAAATTGAAAAAATTTTTGAAGGAGCTAAGAAAGAAGTTAACAATAGATCCCTCAGTATGACTACTGAAAATAAATGTTTCCcaattattaaaattaatgaaaaaactCCTCTATTAATGGATTTTGATGACATGGATGGCAGTTTTGGGGCCAAAATAACTACTCACAAGAACAATGGTCTTGAAAGTGTCCTCTTGGATGGAGAAACTTGGGCCCCTGCTAGTGCTCTTACTATTGAAACAGATGCTAAGACTGGTCCTCAGTTTATCCAGGACTACCAAAGTTATATTAATGaaaacatttatgaaataagaacataCAATCATGCGTCAGACATAGAAGGACGACAGGAGCATAAGATCACTAGCTTTAATTCTGAAGGCATATCAGAGGATTGCTTTCACGTCAAACCACGGAACACCCCGGCAAGCCACATAACAATCCCTGATCAGCAAACCAATACTATGACTATAAGTCAGGTACCAAAATTTGGGAACTTCTTAAGTGAAATTAAaagtaaagaagatgaaaatttgaaggaagaaataaaaactaCAGAACAAAGTTTAATGAGTGGTTGTCACACTCATAAAAACATTAAgatagaaaaggaaaagaaagagagttTCTCTTCAATGAATAGTATATTTTCTGTAAACTTGATTTCATCAATGAGTAAGAGAGTGAATGTGGAAGATGCTATACAGACAAAACAAGCATGTGTTAATCAAAATAATACTGACAGACATGAATATGAAAGCAGTTTTCAAGAAAGTGAGTTAGTTAATTCGAAGCATTTTCATCCGAAGGACTCTACAGAATGTGTTAATCATCAGTTTGAAACTGATCTGAGTACAGGAAACAATGAATGTTTTCAGaacttagcagccaagtgtttatcAACAGAAGCTCTGACAATAGGAAAAGATTTTGAAATGAAGAGCAAATTTGATTTAGTTCTTGAAGAGCTTCATATGTTTCATGAAATTAGTAAGGAGAAAGAAATTCTAAACACTGTCGAAACACACATTGGGCAAGAAAATTTCTTGGAAGAAAGCAATGATATTGAAGAGGTAGGAAAAGAGATAAAAAAAGATTTTCAAGTGTTTGCTGACACCAAAATGTGTGCTTCGTCTTCGCTCTGTGATAATAAAGCAGGCCTTCCTATGCATAAAAGCCACCAAAGTTCATTTAAATGGAAAACGCAACCCAATGATGGAAAGCAGGAAGTCCCTAATAAATATCGCTGCTCAGGGACGTCAAAGGAAGAGTTACTCTATTCTATTTCTGAAGAAG ATTGTGAAAAACCCTTACCTCAAAGGCCTgctttgttttgtgatgaatttaAGGAAGAAAGACACAATATTGTACTGAAAGGAG GCAACTCTTTTTCACATGGAATTTTAAGAATACATCCACTTAAGACATGTAGTCGACCAATGAGAATTGGTTTGTCAAGAAAAGCTAAGCTTAAACAGCTTCATCCTTATCTGAAATAAATATGCCACAAGAACTTAAAAGAAGATATTGAAATGAtatatttcagaacattttag